The window CTACCAAGTTATGTAGTACGGAATTTTTGATTATCGATTGACGtcagtcattttttgttttctgtgttcagCTCCTGAGCGACGAGGAGTCGATGCTTTACTTCCTCATTTATGACAGAaagttgaatatatattttgagtttttttaggGACAATACAagttttttaaatgagtcaCTATAACTATAACTAAACTATTCTCAGTTGGATGATTcaatacaactttatttattcctttaatGGCAGATGTACAGTTTACAGCACAGAgacctagaaaaaaaaagtgaattaactgtttctgccttttttttttaatagaaaacgGCGTGGATGAAGCCAGCAGCGGTCCGGCGGCGGCTCCGGAGGCCGGCGGCCCCTCGGACGACACGGCGACAGACAACGGGCCGGCGGACACGCCGTCTTCTGACGGGGAGCCGGCGACTCCGGTGCCTCCGAAACGCCATCGTCACCGCCGCCGCACCCCTCGCTCGGAGTTGGGACGCGGGGGCGGTTCCCCGGACGACAAGCCACCGGCCGCCGAGGTCCAAAAACCCCCGCTGCGAGCAAAGAGCCAGCCTCCGATCGGCACCAAGGAGAAGGAGAACCGGAGACCGTCCGGCCGACTGGACTGGACCGAGAGGCGGGCGGACGTCAGGACGTCGCCCAACGACGTGAGTGTTCAAAGATTCAAACAGACGCAGGAAGAAAATCGCAAAAGGAAAGATGGAGGATGTTTGGGGGCCGATATAAGATAGTGAATAATTAGAGCCCAACAACATGGATTTTatggggccgatatcgatattagggagatCCCCGACACCGATACATCAgccaatatatatgtatagacgtattttttatacaatataaggattcctaagatgtcgttatcaaacctttatgacaacgaaatgtaactgaggcttgatattttagtttaaccataaactttatcataaataactataaatagaaaaaaattacaaatacaaccaaacataaaagttgaattgagaaaataaacgttaatttgacctaaaatgtgaaacataaatgcacattcaaaggctcatatctgttggccgataatatcggtcgggttCTACCAATTATACATTATACAAAAATTAGTCAacgattaaaaaataaaacgaaataaatgtaactgaggcttgatattttacagttaaaccaCAAAACGTTATTATTCATAGAAAGAAAatgctgcaacagttaatcgatcagtaatcgcCAACTAAATTAATAagtaactattttgataatcgataaatcggttggttcatgtagtttttgtagacaaaaagtcaaaatttcagcttcttacgtgtgaatatgttctggtttctttgctcctccgtgacagtgaactgaagatctttggagtgaggacaaaaccaaacacagcAGATTAATTGAGGATGAATATCATCGTCAGCTGCAGCTCTataagaaacacaaataaaaccaaatatgtagaactgGAATTCAGAAGATGAACTTGAATAAAGCCTTGTTCTTTTTGAAGTCCTCtgaaaatgaataagtaaatataTGAAAAGTAGGTCCAGGTCCAGGATGTGGATTTGAAAAGTGAGAGCAGTTTGAGTCGGTCGCAGCAGGAAACCAGAGAAGTGAAGAAGCCGCGTCACCGAACACCGCggacatgaataataaaaacagggaCTCTCTGGTTTCTCCTCTCAGGGCCACGTGGCCGCCGCCGGCCTCCAGACCCGGCGGGAGTCCGACACGCGGCGGAGCGCCGTCCCGGACCGGCGGCGGGCTCGCTCGGCCGACCTGGAGAAGGCGAGGCGGTCGCAgctggcggtggcggtggcggtggcggtggcggacGACCGCTGGATGACGGAGTACATGCGCTGCTTCTCCGCCCGGCTGAGGTAGAGAGACGGGATCGTCGTGGGAGGGCGAGAAGATCAGACGCCGCCGCCGTCGAGTCTCCTCACTGTTACTGTACCAGAGAAACGTACAGTGGAGACGTGGCCGGAGCTCTTTACGTAGAATTCAAATCAATGGAATTCAATCAAACTTCAACATTGttcaacacagcagcagagaaacatcTGGGGAAACTAGCAAACCTTCATTACCCAGAAGCCTCAGCAGCTGCTCACCTGCGACAGGTcatcgattgatcgattagtaatcgactgaTAAATTAGTCgacaattattttgataatggattaatcggatcaagtagtttttatgaaaaaaaaagtcaaaatcctctgatttcagcttcttaaatatgaatattttctagtttcttctcctctgtgacagtgaaccgaAGATCTTTTTGGACCAAACGTCacaaaataatcgacagattcatcgGAAACAGCTCTGCTCGGTCCTGAAGCCTTTTTATGACAATATTGATTCGTCCACATTCCATAAAAAtctgacaataacaaaaattggccaatatttatttttaaatatttatacccaagatacagtattttctctttctcagccGGGGGAGAAATGGGTCGACTCTTCTTCCCTCTCGTGGTGAAGCATCACCGACGTGAACAGAAACAGATCGATGGttgaatgtattttcatttgacGAGTCTCCGAACTCGCTGCCCGCGTTTGATTTCATCCGTCGCTGTTCGAGGGTTTCGAACCAGAAGCAGCACAAAGGACCAAACtggaatattttttcacatctgAATATTTTGGAATTAAAAAGActttagattaaaaaagaaaaatagaaacaagaTTTATCTTATGAAAATGAGTATTTGATGTATTTTGAGTGAAAACTACATTTAAGATGTTCGCGCTGTTAAACGCTGAAACTTCAGAGTTGATTTATTGACACATTGTTAAATAAACTTAGTTTAAAAAGCTACAATTAGATTTTTGCCAGAGAAAAAGTAGAATATTAACGGTATATTTATGATAGTGGACGTTGTTAGGAAATgatcacattaaaatgaaaacaggtgAATAACTACTGAAAGTTGGATTTCCCCACCTGAAGGTTTTGTTTGGTGTTTAGCTTATTAAAATCATCAATGTGTCGATTTATAGAAAACGTTTCTCGGGCATGAAGAACCTGACATGATGCAGTTGAACCGGGTcgtgtgtttacagatgtttggTGTTGTGGGTTTTTGATGAGTTGATTTTTCGTTTAGGGGAAAACAATCAGacaatcaaagaaaaagttattGAATTGATGTCAAATctcatatttaaattaaaaagaaacataagCTACTGTACATGAGTTTTTTTGTATCCGTCTCTACCAAGGCTTTGCATTAATTGAAATCTGTATTAAATGATCAATATTTaatgatgtttacatttttttggtcaCTATTTGTATTTGAGAACATGCacaataatacatatatatattttcattcacTTTAAGGTTTTGCTGTGAATAAAATCACTTAAACAGTTCCATATTGACCGTCGTCGTCGTATCTGATTATGGAATTAAATCACAACTCCTGgggtttaaaatatatatatttataaacctACAATCAGATTTGTAAATCAGAGGGTCcagtcatcatcatccctctcaTGAGTCATAAAGatctttttaagtttttaactGAACAGGCAGAAACAATGAGGAGttggttttaataaaaaaagtctgtacatttgtttatttacagatttttaaaaatggaaacgTTTCAAATCTCAACGGAAACAAACTGAACGTTGGCGGCGGAGCTCAGACACTGAGCATCAAACAGAACCagcttcaaaaaaaagaaagataaaaaataaaaaaaaaacatttgcacattaaTGTACAAATTCCCAGCAAAAATGAGAATATTAGAACAATaatccagagaggaggaggatcagaggCATCGGATCAGGAGGGGAGGCCTGCGGACAGGATGCTGCCGAGCAGCGTTCGATCCTTCAGAGCGTTTTCAACGTCGTCCTCCTCGATCTTCAGAAACACCTGCGGGAACCaacgacatcatcatcatcatcatcaccaccatcacatcatcatcacatcatcatcaccaccatcacatcatcatcaccaccattatcatcatcatcatcaccaccattatcatcatcatcaccaccattatcatcaccatcacatcatcatcatcaccaccattatcatcaccatcatcaccatcacatcatcaccaccaccatcatcaccaccaccaccaccatcatcatcaccaccatcacatcatcatcaccaccattatcatcaccatcacatcatcatcatcaccaccaccatcatcaccaccatcatcatcatcatcatcaccaccatcattatcatcaccaccatcatcatcaccaccattatcatcaccaccatcaccatcatcaccaccattatcatcatcatcaccaccatcatcatcaccaccatcatcatcatcaccaccatcacatcatcatcatcaccaccatcacatcatcatcatcaccaccatcacatcatcatcatcaccatcatcatcatcatcaccaccatcatcatcatcaccaccatcatcatcatcacatcatcatcatcaccaccaccatcatcttTATCCTACGGCTCACGACAGCGGTGGAGCGACGAGTACCTTGGTGAGTCGAGCCTCTTTGGCCTTCTTCAGGGCGAAGACGCCGCGACTCTCCAGCAGACCGCACAGCGACAGACACTCGCCCTGAGCGACGGCCGACACCTGCCGCCGGGCGCACAGGCGACTGTAGACCTCGTGCAGCTGATGGAGCAACGACAACAACACGTTAGACACGACtccagcgcctcctgctggtggAATCACCTTCCTACAAAGTGTCCTGATGTTCAGCTCACGGACGAATCTCACGTCCTGACTTTCTTTTACTGTGATTAAAAAACGTAGAGCCTTTGTGATTCCTGTCGTGGaacttgttttgtatttgttgcaATCGGGAAAAACTCAGGAAAACAACTTGAAACAGTTGCTGGAGGAATAATACGATGTTGACTCGCAGGTTCGTCCGCAGGTTCATTTGTCCTCGTTATTTCCGCGTGAATATATTCGCCCGTTCTTTCTTCAACTTTGTCGACAAACGTAAACGtgacgtgttgaatgtaaaacGCCGACGGGACACGAACGTTCCCGGGTCGGAGGTCGCTCTCACCTTCCCGAGGACGACCTCTTTGCTCTTCCCGTTGCGaatgagcagcaggaggcagcagacGAGCAGCTTCTGCTGCAGAGGGAAGCTCTCTCCGTCCGAGCCGCCGCCCTGGGACGCCATCCGGTCGCCGTACACCTCCGACAGCACCTGGGCCACCTGGGGGAGGCTGACCCGGGACGCTGGGCCGACCGGGGGACGAGACAACGTTAGGATCATCGAGCTGAAGGTTCAGACCGATCACGACGATTCACATCTAGAGAATATTCACAGATTCTTCTCACCTTTGGTGTCTGCGTCCGAACCGGCTTCTTTCTTTCGCTCGTCCGACTCCACGACCTCGACCGCTCtcctggaaggagagagagagaatcaggtCGACGTTGAACTCGTTCAGCTCCTGATCTCATTAGAAACAAACCCCCGGACGAGACGTTTACCTGCAGATGTCCAGCGCTTTCCTGGCGTCTCCCGACACCGCCGACACTTTCCTGGCGCAGAACTGAACCGCCGAGGCGTCGAGGATCCCGTCGGCCGACGCCTGAGGACCAAACCATCACACCACAACGTCAATCATCACAGTCCCGTCGCCGCACGCGTCGCGCTTCCACAGTAACCATGTTTCCACGGTAACCGCGTTCATCTGCCTCTCCTGTGGTCGTTTGTGTGTGGTTGCGTTTTTTTACCTGCGCGAGTCGGTCCTGCACGATGGCGGCGAGCTCCTGGCGGCTGTAGGGAGGGAAGTGCAACAGCTGGGGGCGACAGCGAGGCCGAGACTGAAGCCGGGGCAGGATCCGGTCCGTCAGATCCAGGGCGTTGGCGATAcctaatgaaaaaaacagtttcaggCTCATTCCCAGACTGAAAACAGTGAAGCGTTTGATGGCCGTTGATCAGAGACGGCGCGCGGGGAGCGGACGCTCTCGTCTCTTACCGACGAGGCAGAGGCGCGACTCGGGCAGGTGCGGCCACTCGAAGATGGTGTAGAGGACGTCCTGCGCTTTACTGTCCAGCTGGTCCATCTCGTCCAGAACCAGGAGCCTGAGGGCGAAAGACGGACGGACGCCGTCAACGTGGCGAGAACCCAACAGTAAAGTCTAGAACCTTTATTCACATTTCCCGTGGGAGCATCATGGTATCGGGGACTCACACAGCGGGCCCCGGGGCCGTCAGGAGCCTCTGCACGCCGCTCTGCCCGCCAGACGCCCTCAGCTTGTCGGCCAGCAGCGGGAAGATGGCGTGGGAGCTCCGCAGACTCATACAGTTCACCACCAGCGTCTGCACCGACGACAGCTCCGCCTGACGAccgacaaacaacaacagcgacCAATCAGAGCCCTGGAAACATccatgtcatgatgtcatgaaaaaaaagtctaaatccTCTGGTTTcattgtctttaaaatatgttctggtgtctttgtttcactgtgacagtgaagtgaatatCTTCTTACTAAACATCATTTTGAGGGTTTTAGGGAAACAGGATCGACGTTATATAAAACAAACTAATCgataatccagaaaataatccgACAGATTTGTTCGATAATGAAACgatgaaattaaacatttccttcttcttctctgtagatagagagagagagagaaaaagagagagagagaacaagacagagagagacagagaccgagagagagagaaaaagagagagagagagagagagagagagacagagagagacagagagagagacagagacagagagagagagagagacagagagacagagacagagagagacagagagagagagagagagagacagagacagagagagagagagagacagagagagacagagagagagagacagagacagagagagacagagagagacagagagagagagacagagacagagagagacagagagagacagagagagacagagacagagagagagagagacagagacagagagagagagagagagagacagagagagacagagagagagagagagagagagagagagacagagagagacagagacagagagagagacagagagacagagacagagagagacagagagagagagagagagagacagagacagagagagagagagagagagagagagacagagagagagagagacagagagagagagagagagagagagagagacagagagagagacagagagagagagagagagagacagagacagagagagacagagagagacagagagagagagagagagagagagagagagagagacagagagagagagagagagagacagagacagagagagacagagagagacagagagagagagacagagacagagagagacagagagagacagagagagacagagagagagagagagagagacagagacagagagagagagagagagacagagagagacagagagagagagagagagagagagagagagacagagagagacagagacagagagagagagagacagagagagacagagacagagagagagagagagacagagagacagagacagagagagacagagagagagagagagagagacagagacagagagagagagagagagagagagagacagagagagagagagacagagagagagagagagagagacagagagagagagagagagagacagagacagagacagagagagacagagagagacagagacagagagagagacagagacagagagagagagagagagacagagagagagagagagagagagagagagacagagagacagagagagagacagagggagagacagagagggagagagagagagagagagacagagagggagagagagagagacaaagagagacagagggagagagagagagagagagagagagagggagagagagacagagagagagagagagagagagagagagagagagggagagagagacagagagagagagagagagagagagagagggagagagagacagagagagagagagagggagagagagagagacagagagagacagagaccgagagagacagagagagagagagagagagacagagacagagagacagagacagagacacagagacagagagagagatagagagagagagagagacagagggagagagagagagagggagagagagagggagagagagagagagggagagagagagagagggagagagagacagagagagacagagagagagagagagagagagagagagagagagacagagggagagagagagagagagacagagagggagagagacaaagagagacagagggagagagagagagagagagagagagagggagagagagagagagagagagagagggagagagagagagacaaagagagacagagggagagagagagagagggagagagagagacagagagagacagagggagagagagagagagggagagagagagacagagagagacagagggagagagagagagagggagagagagagagagggagagacagagagagacagagggagagacagagagagacagagggagagagagacagagggagagagagagagacagagagagacagagggagagagagagagagagagagacaaagagagacagagggagagacagagagagacagagggagagacagagagagacagagggagagacaaagagagacagagggagagacagagagagacagagggagagacagagagagacagagggagagagagacagagggagagagagagagacagagagagacagagggagagagagagagagagagaggtcctTAGTTGTTTCACGTCTGTTCAGACTTTAGTCTGGAAACAAATATTTCTCCAAACTCTTCTTTCCAGATCgggaaatgacaaaaaaatctaattccatacttttccaAACGGCGCAGGACGGAAGCAGAAAAGCATTTTTCCTCAGTCGACTTGTTTCTGGCTCTGAGTGACAGGGCGTTAACGTCCTGTCACTCAGGATGATGATTCACTCCTCAGATTAAAGACAATTTCATTCATCCTCCCTCTGTtgcttattcattcatttctggtttgtctttcatttttaatttctgatgTTCTGCTCTGGACGCTGTGAAAACTTCCTGCAGTGACATGAATCGCCCCAGTAGGGGGCAGCAGGGCTCCACGGTCTTACCTCCATCTCCTGCAGGACGCAGTTCAGACACGCCGTCTTGCCGGTTCCCGGCGCCCCGGAGATGTAGAGGCTGCCGGGACGTCGCCGCAGCGCCGTGGCCTCCAGGAACGAGCGGATGGCCGAGCGCTCGGTGTCCCGGGACAGCAGCCGCTCGGGGACGGCGGTGTGCAGCGCCCGCTTCACGCTCTGGAACCTGGACCCTGCgggaggagacgacggaggtCAACGACAAGAACAACGCATCCTGGAGTTTCACAAAGAGACTCGAGCTGCGACGGAGAGTTTGGATCCTGACGACAACGGACTCGtttgcatttttattaaaatctgcagatcattatttttataagtATAAGGTCACTTACTCTCTGCGAACAGCCGGGCGACGGGCGGCTTCTTGTCCTGGCGAGCTGGACTTCCGGCTGGCGTCTCCTGTCGCCTCGGGGACGGCGCGGTGGCGGGAGAGAGCGGTTGGCGACGTGGCGAGGACGGGACCAAGCGTCGGCGAGCTGTCGCCGGCGAGTTTTCATCCAAGGCCAGTTTCCGCGGCGACGGCTTGCTCTGCTTCGGCGGCGAGCCCAGCAGGCCGGCGCCGAGGTTACAGCCGTTGTCGTCGCCTTTGGGGACAAAACACAAGAATTATGGAATTGAGTTTTAACGTCTCAGAGGGTCGTTCGGCCCGTTGGTGCTCGGCATTATGGGTAAAGCGTAACCTCAACTCGTCTCAGTTGTTTCCTGTAATATCATTGAGATTATTTGATCAGTAGTTCGGAGGCCGCGAGAGCTCGCAGCACCGCGACTcaacaaacatcttcatcactttTGACAAACACGCGCAGCAATTATGAAAAACGTGCCGCCGCAAACAGACCGCAACGAAACaggtgtttccagaggacacttaaaggtgacgcacacgt is drawn from Scophthalmus maximus strain ysfricsl-2021 chromosome 8, ASM2237912v1, whole genome shotgun sequence and contains these coding sequences:
- the ccsapa gene encoding centriole, cilia and spindle-associated protein, translating into MVTKKIRTEYMKKFRDPKWETFSKCYEDSLKYRLSRRVMEHSHKPWFWEGCECGSDGSSGQSTPRLTRNRVAPLSLPPQRLCQLMTGPGPKPPPSEEAEVGAGEAAVQVAAVQDATPATENGVDEASSGPAAAPEAGGPSDDTATDNGPADTPSSDGEPATPVPPKRHRHRRRTPRSELGRGGGSPDDKPPAAEVQKPPLRAKSQPPIGTKEKENRRPSGRLDWTERRADVRTSPNDGHVAAAGLQTRRESDTRRSAVPDRRRARSADLEKARRSQLAVAVAVAVADDRWMTEYMRCFSARLR
- the cdc6 gene encoding cell division control protein 6 homolog; this translates as MPSTRSQATLAFPRRKSCRVSSQAQKSPPDSSPTEPEPRPLADALTRIGPLSPLSPRRPPPPSSSPGLQPRIPLSPRKRTGDDNGCNLGAGLLGSPPKQSKPSPRKLALDENSPATARRRLVPSSPRRQPLSPATAPSPRRQETPAGSPARQDKKPPVARLFAERSRFQSVKRALHTAVPERLLSRDTERSAIRSFLEATALRRRPGSLYISGAPGTGKTACLNCVLQEMEAELSSVQTLVVNCMSLRSSHAIFPLLADKLRASGGQSGVQRLLTAPGPAVLLVLDEMDQLDSKAQDVLYTIFEWPHLPESRLCLVGIANALDLTDRILPRLQSRPRCRPQLLHFPPYSRQELAAIVQDRLAQASADGILDASAVQFCARKVSAVSGDARKALDICRRAVEVVESDERKKEAGSDADTKASRVSLPQVAQVLSEVYGDRMASQGGGSDGESFPLQQKLLVCCLLLLIRNGKSKEVVLGKLHEVYSRLCARRQVSAVAQGECLSLCGLLESRGVFALKKAKEARLTKVFLKIEEDDVENALKDRTLLGSILSAGLPS